Below is a window of Camelina sativa cultivar DH55 chromosome 11, Cs, whole genome shotgun sequence DNA.
ATGAGAGAGATCTAAAATCCCGCAAATTTTATAAATcgtctctttttctctcttaaatatgagagagagattaattagaataaaacttgacactataattataatttattcatATTGATGCTAAACATAAAAACacgtgagtttttttttttttaacatcttaaaaaacatttgagttTATGGGATATATTTAATCTTTAGAAAATctattatatacacaatatataaaatatgtaaaatggtgtttcaaaattatgatttaaaaaagattttaaataacaaacttttatatctaaaaaataaagttaaaactattaattagttttgaatTAATATAAAACTGTTGACataaattatgattagtataatTTATTCGATATGATTGTCAATATCCTATTTgtaatcaaatatcaaaaagaCATTTGTTTCAACTTATTTTTCTCTAACTTGTCAAAAAAGTGttgcaaaatccaaaatttacatTTCATAATTGTAGGCGACTGACTCCATTTAACCTACAATTTTGCACTAGTTGAAAGACTTGAGAGTGTAAAAATTGTTGTGCCAAATTACAACATGTCATCTCTAACCAGTACGACGTCATTTCTTTCTGGTGTCGGTGAGAAACATTAAGTGACGTGGCAGCGTTCTGCAGGTTAAACGTATCAACGGAAGACCaaagtattttttaaatctaATGGACAGAAAAGATCATGACGTGGCCGTAATCTAATGGCTGATCAGGTCTACGTTTAAACGGAACGTATTTAAAGAACAACAGATTAAGCAGACAAGGGATATATACTTACTTACTAATCTCTCTATCTGTCTGTTttgatcggaaaaaaaaaaaaatggcggtGAACGGTGAAAATGGTGGGGGTGCGATTAGGGTTAGCGGAATGCAGTTTTCTTACGATGTCCAGGATCCTATTTTCTTCGATTTCAACATCGATCTCTCCGCCGGATCTCGTTGTCTCTTAGTTGGTGCTAATGGAtctggtaaaacaaaaaaaaacaaaaaaatgatcgAATCGTTTcgatttcttgatttctttggttgtttctgTATCTATGAATCGAAACTAGATAGCTTTTGGGGCTTTGACGAATATAGAAATGTGATTCTGTTTTGATAGTGTTCGATTTGGTTCTAGAGATGATGATCGTAGTTGTGTGGTTTCGATCATTGAACAGGGAAAACTACATTACTGAAGATTCTGGCTGGAAAGCATATGGTTGGAGGAAAGAACGTTGTACAAGTGCTTGATCGTTCGGCATTTCATGATACAGAGCTTGTTTGTAGTGGTGATTTGTCTTACCTTGGAGGATCATGGAGTAAAACTGCTGGTTCTGCTGTGAGTAAAAACCACAACCCTGTACTCTTATGAAATCTCCAGTTAAAAACACTGATGTgagaatatttttggaaatttttttcaGGGTGACATTCCTCTTCAGGGAGATTTCTCAGCAGAACATATGATATTTGGAGGTGGGATTCTCTGATCCTAGTATGCGTATATTTGGACAGTGATGAATTGTTTCTTTGTGCTTATTAGTATGTTATGTGTTTCAGTTGAAGGGATTGATCCTGTGAGAAGAGACAAGTTGATTGATCTTCTTGATATCAATCTTCAATGGCGTATGC
It encodes the following:
- the LOC104725053 gene encoding ABC transporter I family member 21-like codes for the protein MAVNGENGGGAIRVSGMQFSYDVQDPIFFDFNIDLSAGSRCLLVGANGSGKTTLLKILAGKHMVGGKNVVQVLDRSAFHDTELVCSGDLSYLGGSWSKTAGSAGDIPLQGDFSAEHMIFGVEGIDPVRRDKLIDLLDINLQWRMHKVSDGQRRRVQICMGLLHPFKVLLLDEVTVDLDVVARMDLLEFFKEECEQRGATIVYATHIFDGLETWASHLAYIHGGELKLSAKLDDIKDLKTSPNLLSVVESWLRSETKVEKKTKKKPVVTSPFMSSRQMAYYR